The Acidimicrobiia bacterium DNA segment CCGATCTCCACGAGTCGGCGGATCGCCTGCTCGCGGTGCGTACGCCGAAGCAGGCGCAGCGCGCGCTCGAGGACGAGTACGAGCACGTGCTGCGACGCGTGCTGCCGCTCGTCGTCGACCGACCGCTGCTGCGGAGTCGAGCGGCCGCGAGCGCGTTCACCGCGAGCTTCGCCGCGCTCGCGGCCACCGCGGAGGAAGCCGACGAGCTCCTGACGTTCGTGTCGGCCGGCACGTTGACCGCGCCGGGCACGTCGGTGGTCGTCGCGGTCGGGCTGCTCGCGGCGGTGGCGGAGAGCTACGCAACGGCGTCGGTGCGCGTGCATCAGCTGCGTGCGAACTTCGTCGTCGTCGACGCCGACGCGCTCGCGGCCGACGTCCGCACCGCCGTCTTCGGAGCTGTCTGGTCGGGCTCGCAAGCTTCGCCCTCCTCGACGCCTCAGTCGTCGGGTCGGACGGGCCGCGGAGCGACCCGCCCGTTCTTGTGGAAACGCACGCAGAAGCGCGTCGCCAGGCGGGTGATCGACGGCGCGGCCGCACGGATCAGCACGCGCTGGGCGGTCGGCGCGGTGCCGTTCGTCGGCATCGGCTACGCCGCGTTCGACTCGGCGCGCAGCGTCAAGCGCGTGCTGCAACTTCCGGTTCCGGAGCCTCCTGGTCGCGCTCGCTCCGCTCGCCGCTCCTGACGCCTCAGCCGCAGGGTCGGGCGGGCCGCGCGGCGACCCGCCCGTCTGAGCGGGGCGGATCAGCGCAGATTCGACGTGCCGCCCGGTGTGCCGTCCCATTCGGACAGGGGTGCGCAGTGCCACTTCCACTTGCCCCGCGGCTCGATGCCGTCGAGCGACTGGCGGCCGTTCGCGAATCGCAGCGCGGCCCACGGGTCGGCGCCGACCTCGACCCACGGGAACAGCCGTTCCACGACGCGCGCGCAGAGGTCGGCGTCGGGTGTGAAGTCGACGCCGAGCGTCGCCGCGATGTCGGCACCGTGCACGAGGATCTCGTCGCACGCCATCGCCGCGAAGCCCGACCGGTCGGCGATACCGAACGCGTGCCAGCCGCGGTCGTCGGGCCCGGCCGTCCGGATCGCGGTCGCGAGCAGCGCCGCGCCCGAGCGGAGCGCGTCGACGAGCATCGGCGCGGCGGCGGTCGGCGAGTTCTCCGGCACCTCGACGGGTCCTGGCGCGCGCCGCGCGAGCAGCCCTCCGTACCAGAGCGCGCAGTCGGCGACGTGCCCGAGCGTGGCGCGGCACGGCCACTCGACGTCGGCCGCGGGCTCGTTCCAGCGCGGGTCGTCGTCGCGCGCGGCCGGACCGTCGAGCGCGCTCGCGAGCGCCTCGGCCGCCACGAGCGCGTCGTCGGCGGTGACCAGGTCGGTGTCGGTACTCATGCGGCTCCG contains these protein-coding regions:
- a CDS encoding maleylpyruvate isomerase N-terminal domain-containing protein, with protein sequence MSTDTDLVTADDALVAAEALASALDGPAARDDDPRWNEPAADVEWPCRATLGHVADCALWYGGLLARRAPGPVEVPENSPTAAAPMLVDALRSGAALLATAIRTAGPDDRGWHAFGIADRSGFAAMACDEILVHGADIAATLGVDFTPDADLCARVVERLFPWVEVGADPWAALRFANGRQSLDGIEPRGKWKWHCAPLSEWDGTPGGTSNLR